GCGCTCGATAGCCTCCGAAAAGGTTTCGTCGTCCCGTTTGTGGGCCTTGATCCGGTTGTACACGTCCTCATCCAGCCGAACTGGTTTCGTACTCATGCGTATACGTTCGTATACAGCGCGTTTGAATCTTCTGCCGGATCGGAGGGACCCGGCTCGAGGAGCTCTCCGGCCGTTCGTCTACTCAGCCGGCGGACTGCTACAGTTCGCTTTGTCTACCACTCACGACGAACTCGTCCGACGAGACACCAGCCGGTACCTGAACCATACGACGCTGGAGAACCTACCAGGTACGCTCCTGAAACGCGAAATGCGGGAGAAGTGGGCCGGCGCGAATTTGAATCGCGGTTACGGCCACCCGAAGGCCGAAGGATACCAAGCTACCCCACCGGCCCGCACACGGAGGGAGGCGAGCCGCTCTGTTAAGGCTTCCGAACCCCGGGCAATCGCCGGCTCGCGGCCCGGTCCCGCACACACCAGCGGCTCAGTAGCGCGCGTAACCGTCGGTGTCGAGGTAGTTGTTCGCCACCGCGATCGCGTGGTCCGCGTGGATCGCCTCGGGCCCGAGCCTGACCCGCCGGTCCGCCCGGTCGGCGAGGAGGGCCGCCTCCTCGTCGGTGAAGTCCGAGTGGTCCGAGAGGACGAACACCGGGTCATCGGGCGGGTCGATCTCGGCGACTGGGTCGCCGTCCTCGTGCAGTTGGACGAGGGTGCCGTCGAGCGTGTCGAGGGTCGTTTCCAGACCCATCCGGTACAGTTCGACGCCGGGCGACACCTCCGCGGGCATGTGGCCGATGGCGTCCTCGCGGGAGTCGAGCGCGTCGCGGACGCGAGCGGCGGTCGTGCGCTCGTCGGGGTGGAGTCCGCGGGCGGTGGCGCCCGAGAACCGGACGGTGTACTCGTCGCCGAGGACGAGGTGGACGCGGCTGTCCTCGCGGATGCCGTGCGAGAGAAACAGGCCGGCGTTGACACAGCGACACAGCAGATCCAGGCGCCCGGCCCCGCCCGCGAGGTCGTCGAGGCTGAAGTCGGGCGTCGTGGGGGCGTCGTGGCCGCAGACGACGAACTGGCGCATACCGTTCGTCCCGGCGGCGACGACCTGTACGTTCTGGTCCGACGGCGAAAAGGGACGGCAGACGTACGGTGGGAACACACGCGCAGATCCCCACATGCGTATGCACAACCGTGCGATGATGGGTGAAATCGTGACGAACCGTGCGTTGATGAGTGATATCGTGACGACAGCGAACGGCACGCTTTTATGTCTCAATTTTCCATGACAGAGTATCCCATCGTTGAGGGACACAACCATGACAAACGAAGGAAAGCAGTACGTCCTCGATCGTATCAACCGGCGGTCGTTCATCGCGGGTACCGGCGCGGCCGGCGTCACGGCGCTGGCCGGCTGTGCCGGCGGCGGCGGCGACGACGGCGGCGATGACACTACCGAAGACGACGGCGGCAACGGCGGCGGCGACACCGACGACAGCACGCCGACGCCGGAGGAGTCGACCGGCGGGACGCTCAACCTCGCACAGGTGAAGAGCCCGATCGAGTTCGAC
This genomic stretch from Halobaculum roseum harbors:
- the trmY gene encoding tRNA (pseudouridine(54)-N(1))-methyltransferase TrmY — translated: MRQFVVCGHDAPTTPDFSLDDLAGGAGRLDLLCRCVNAGLFLSHGIREDSRVHLVLGDEYTVRFSGATARGLHPDERTTAARVRDALDSREDAIGHMPAEVSPGVELYRMGLETTLDTLDGTLVQLHEDGDPVAEIDPPDDPVFVLSDHSDFTDEEAALLADRADRRVRLGPEAIHADHAIAVANNYLDTDGYARY